TCAAGCCTAACGAATTTAACCCCTGCAATGCCTTACGCACCGTCTCTCGCGAGGTCCCGTATAACTTAGTTAACTCACTTTCGCTTGGTAAAAAAGAATTAGCTTTAAATTGCTCGTGTTTAATTTTGGCTGCAATATCTTGCGCAATAATATCTGATTTTGACTGCATCATGGTTTTCCTTTCACTTAATCAGATTAATTATATCTGCTTATGTACATACAAGTAAATAAACTTTACGAGCATAGTTATAAATATCAACAAATACTCTATTGCATCTTGTCTAGACAAGTATGATAATAATCATAAATCATTTATTAATAAATGCAAATGTATTTAGTTAGAAAGAAGGAAAACTAATGGCAATTAACAAAGAAACTGCTCTATTAGCTCCTGCAAACGGAAAAGTTGTCGCTCTTAGCAGCATTGATGATCCTGTCTTTAGCAAAGGAACAATGGGACAGGGATTTGGTTTAATACCGACTAATGGTAAAGTCGTTGCACCAGTTTCCGGAAAGGTTGTGACGGTTGCGGAAACAAAGCATGCGATTGGTTTCAAAACCTCTGATGGCCTTGAAGTACTGGTTCACATGGGGATTGATACTGTAACGCTTAAAGGTCAGCCATTTACAATCGATATTCAAAATGGTGGTGAAGTTAAAGCTGGACAAACAATTGCCCAAATGGATCTTGAAGCCATTAAAACTGCCAAGTTAGACCCGACAATCATTACAGTTATTACCAATACAGCTGATGCAATTGACGGGTTAGACATTACGGAAGGTGACACATCTAGTGGCGCTAAAGTAGCTACCGCTTACCTTAAAAATGACATCCAATCAGTATCTAATAAAAAGTTATCTTATGATGAACTAGCTACTTTTATTATTAATAACGTCGGTGGTCCAGAGAATATTAACAACGTCATTCACTGTATTACTCGGTTAAGGTTTTATCTTAAAGATGAAGCTCAAGCCAATGATGATGTGCTTAAAAATCAGCGCGGGATTCTTGATGTCATGCACGCATCCGATCAATATCAAGTCGTAATTGGCGATGGCGTTGCCAATCTCTACGATGCCTTAGTTAAGCAGTTACCAGAATTAGATGATTCAGCTGCGCCAGCAACTACGCAAAATGATGGTAAAAATCCTTTCTCACGAGCAATCAATAACTTAATCGGCTTTATTACGGGCTCAATGAGTCCCGTTATTGGGGTTATCGCCGCATCCGGTATTATGAAAGGGATTCTTGCACTACTAACACTGCCGCAACTCGGCTCTCTACTTAATGTTAACAGTGTGCCTTACATTACCATCAGTGCAATGGCCGATTCAGCCTTTTACTTCCTACCAATCTGGGTTGGTTTTAGTGCTGCTAAACGGCTGGGCAGCGACCCGATTATCGCCGCAGTTATCGGTGGTGTAATCACCATGCCACAATTAGTCACATGGGGCAAAGCTGGAAAGGTTATGTTCAATCTTGCGGGATTAAACTTCCAGTTTTTGAATTATACCTACTCCATCTTCCCAATGATTTTGGCTGCATGGCTAGCTTACAAGTTGGAAAAATGGCTTAAAAAAGTCCTACCAACTTATTTGCAAATGATTTTTGTACCTTTAATCACTGTCCTAATTGTTGCCACGATTACTTTGGTTATCACTGGTCCAATCATTCAAGGAATTGCGAATGGAATTGCTGTCTTCATTAACTGGTTGGTATCTGTATCTGGCTGGTTCGGTGGTTTCATTATCGGCGGCTTTTACCAAGTACTTGTTATCTTTGGCTTCCACTGGGGTGTTGTGCCGCTGGTTGCTCAACAAATTGCAAGTACTGGTCAAAGTGCGATTAACGCAATTATCTGTTCAACCATGATTTCTCAAGGTGCCGCAGTCTTGGCAGTTGCGATTAAATCAAAGAAGGCTGACATCAAGGAATTAGGTTTTGCAGCAATGATTAGTGCGTTCTGCGGTGTTACTGAACCTGCTATTTACGGTATCAACCTTAGATATAAGAAGGTCTTCATTTCTGGATCAATTGGTGCCGCATTTGGTGGACTAGTTACCGGATTAATGCACGGGACCATGTTTGGCTTTACTGGTGGATTGATTGGCTTCTCAAGTTTCTTCAATCCGAAAAATCCTGGAGACTTAAGCAGCTTTTACGCATTCTTGCTTGCCAGTGCAGTTGCCATCGTTGTTGCCTTTGTTATCACTTGGTTCTGGGGTTATGACGATAAAATGGTCATGGGCAAAAAGGTTGCTAAAGCTAAACGCCCGGGGACAATTTAATTTGCTAAAAACTTAACTATCTTCAATAACATAAAGCGGTCAAGAATTTCTTTTGAAAAACTTGACCGTTTTTTATTGTCTCAAATTTTACTTGCTACTTAATTTTTATTTCAGACTAGTTGTTAAAAATGACCGGTTAGCAAGTGCCGTCAACAATGCGCGTGCCGTGTCCAAGCTAGTGATTAGCGGCACATTCTGCTGGATTGCCATCTGCCTGATGATAAAACCGTCTGAGTTCTTGGCTAAATCGTGTCCCATCGTATTGATTACCAAATCAATCTTGCCGCTGCGCAATTCGGTTAACAAATTGTTGTCTGCTTGGTCATGAATTTTTCTAAGCAGCGTCACATGAAGATTGTGCTTTTGCAAAAATGCCGCGGTGCCACTGGTTGCGAATATCCGGTAACCAATCTGGACAAATTTTTGTGCTAAAGGCAAAACCGCTTCTTTATCGCGATCTTCAATGGTTAGCAGCACATTACCGCTGTCTGGAATCCGCATCCCCGCACCAGCAAAGGCTTTGTAAAGAGCTTTGGGAAAGCTTAAGTCACTCCCCATTACCTCACCAGTCGACTTCATTTCAGGTCCTAAATAACTGTCAACATCGGCTAGCTTACTGAAAGAAAAGACAGGTGCTTTCACACTAATCAGCTTCGACTCTGGTGCTAGACCATCGGCGTAACCTTGCTCGCGCAAACTCTGCCCCATAATTACTCGAGTTGCAACCTGAGCCATTTCAATGCCAGTGATTTTACTTAAAAATGGCACTGTACGACTAGCTCGCGGATTAACTTCAATGACATAAATCTCATTATTGCGCTCAATTAGCTGCAGATTCATAATCCCGCGGCAATTTAGCTTTAACGCCAATTGCTTGGTAATTGTTGCAATTTTTTGCTTAATTTCAGGTGTAAAAGTTTGTGCTGGATAAACAGCCATTGAGTCACCAGAGTGCACCCCGGCATGTTCGATGTGCTCCATAATGCCGGGAATGAGTACACGTTCACCATCACAAATAGCATCGACATCGCATTCGCGCCCATCCAAGTAATCATCCACCAGAATTGGGTGGCTGCTGGCAATATCAACATGGTCGCGCAAATAATCTTCTAGTTCGTCTTGGCTGTAAACAATTGCCATTGCCTTGCCACCCAAAACGTAACTTGGCCGCACCAAAACTGGGTAGCCGAGTTTAGTCGCTGCTTGAATAACGCCATCATGAGTTGTCGCCGTAATTCCCTGCGGCTGCTTCAGATGCAATTCCTTAACCACTTGGTCAAATAATTCGCGGTCTTCTGCGCGATTTAAGTCCTTGACGCTTGTTCCCAGAACCTTGATACCATGTTCTTCCAGACCAGCCGCAAGATTAATCGACGTTTGCCCGCCAAATTGAATAATCACACCAACAGGCTGCTCCAGGTCACAAACGTTAAGCACATCTTCCAGCGTTAACGGCTCAAAGTATAACTTATCGGAAATCGAAAAGTCAGTCGACACCGTTTCCGGATTCGAATTAACGACAATTGCTTCATAGCCCATCTTTTGCAATGCCTTAACAGAATGCACGGTCGCGTAATCGAACTCAACGCCCTGACCAATTCTAATTGGGCCGGAACCAATAACCAGTACCGACTGTTTATGGTCAGGTTGACTCTCATTTTCTGTATCATAAGTCGAATAAAAGTATGGCGTTTGCGAAGCAAATTCGGCGGCACAAGTGTCAACCATTTTATAAACCGGAACAAGCCCCTGCTTTTTACGTAATTGCCTTACCTGTTCGGCCGTTTGCTGCCACAAATTAGCAATTGTTTGGTCACTGAAGCCATATTTCTTGGCGGTTTTAAGCACTGCTAAATTATCTGAATGCGACTTAATCATCTTTTCCAAATCAACAATGTGGCGCACAATATCCAAAAAGTAGAAATTGATTTTAGTTAATTCGTGAACATCCTTCATCGAATAGCCGCGACGAAAAGCTTCAGCCAGATAAAACAGGCGATCATCTTGTGCCTTAACCAGCTTTTGTTCCAAATCTTCATCGCTTGTCTTGTGCGCTACTTCTGAATAAAAATCCTTCTGATCAATTTCCAGCGACCGGACCGCCTTTTGAAAGGCTTCTTCAGCCGTGCGCCCAATTGCCATCACTTCACCGGTGGCCTTCATCTGGGTGCTCAACTCGCGATTAGCTTTGGGAAACTTGTCAAACGGCCACCGCGGAATTTTACAGACAACGTAATCAAGGACTGGTTCAAACTCCGCAAAGGTTGTCCCTGTTACCGGATTTTTGATTTCATCTAAAGTCAACCCAACCGCGATTTTGGCTGCCATTTTGGCAATTGGATAACCCGTGGCCTTCGAAGCCAAAGCCGAAGACCGCGACACCCGCGGATTAACCTCAATCACATCATAATTGAAGCTGTTTGGGTCAAGTGCCAACTGCACGTTGCAGCCACCCTCAATCTTCAATGCTCGAATTAAGCGCAATGAGCAATCGCGCAACATTTGATATTCCTTGTCCGACAGTGTTTGTGATGGTGAAAAGACAATCGAATCACCAGTATGAATGCCAACAGGATCAAAATTTTCCATGCAACAAACAATCATCGCATTATCGGCGTGATCACGCATTACTTCAAATTCAATTTCCTTATAGCCAGCAATCGACCGCTCTACCAAACATTCAGTAACTGGTGATAGTTCCAAGCCATTTTTGGCAACACGGGCAAGTTCATTACGGTCATTACAAATGCCACCGCCAGTGCCACCCATGGTAAAGGCAGGACGCACAATGATTGGGTAGCCGATTTCATCCCCAAAAGCCAATGCTTCTGCGACCGTTTTGACACTTTTTGACGGTGGGACAGGCTCACTCAACTGTTGACATAGCTGCTTAAACTTTTCTCGGTCTTCGGCTTGCTCTATCGACTCTAATTTAGTGCCTAACAGTTCAATCCCTAGTTCTTTTAAAATGCCACTTTTGGCTAATGCCAAAGCCATGTTTAAACCAACTTGACCGCCCAATGTTGGCAAAATGGCATCGGGATATTCTTGGCGAATAATCCGCGAAGCCGCGTCAACGGTTAAAGGCTCAAGATAAACCTTGTCGGCAATTGCAGTATCGGTCATAATCGTTGCTGGATTGGAGTTAACCAGCACAACTTCGTAACCTTCTTCGCGCAAAGCCAGACATGCTTGAGTTCCCGAATAATCAAACTCTGCTGCTTGCCCAATAATTATCGGGCCAGAGCCGATTACCATAATTTTATGAATATCTTGTCTTTTAGGCATGCTGATTGGCTTCCTTTCCTTGATCAATCATTTGCATAAAGTAATCAAAAATCCCTTGCTGATCATGTGGGCCAGGAGTTGCGTCCGGATGAAATTGCACTGAAAATGCTGGGTACTTCTTGTGCCGCAGGCCCTCAATTGTACCGTCATTAACTTCAACATGGGTGACCATCAAGTCAGTTGCAGCAATTGATTCTACCTTAACCGCATAACCATGATTTTGCGAAGTAAAACCAATGTTTCCCGTGGCGATTTCACGAACTGGATGGTTAAATCCGCGGTGACCAAACTTCATTTTGAATGTCTCAGCACCATTAGCTAGGGCAAAAATCTGGTGTCCCATACAGATCCCCATTAATGGCAAATGCTGTTCAACTTCTCGCACCATTTTTGCCGCGTCGATCATTTCACTTGGATTACCGGGACCATTAGAAAGCAGTACGCCGTCTGGATGCAAGCTTAAAATACGCTCGGCAGTGGTCGTATACGGCACAACAATACAGTTACAATCGCGCTGTGCCAGTTCACGCAAGATACTATTTTTAATACCAAAATCAACGACGACAATGTTGCGTTTAGAACCCGGTACCGGATACGAACGGGTTGTCGAAACGCGGCCAATTGCCCCTTGGGTTAAATCTTCTTGCTTTAATTCTTGCGTAATCTGTACAGCTTCAGCAGCGGAATTGACAATTTGACCCCGCATTGTCCCGCGCGAGCGTAACTTTTTAACTAACGCCCGTGTATCAACTCCTTGAATACCGGGAATATTTAGCTTTTTAAGAAAATCCGGCAAAGTCGTCTGCATGCGCCAATTATCAGGATGATGAGCAACTTGGTGACAAATCACACCCTTAATGCCGGGCTCAAGTGACTCATAATCCGCTAGGGTAATACCGTAATTGCCAATTAGTGGGTTAGTAAACACCAAAATCTGGTCGGCATACGATTGGTCCGTGATGGCTTCCTGATAGCCGGTCATTCCCGTGGTGAACACGACTTCACCCTTTGTCTCACCTGCTGCACCGAAGCCTTCACCTTGGTAAACGCTGCCATCTTCTAAAATTAGATACTTCATTATTGCTCCTTTGCTTGGTAAACTACTTGGCCAGCAACCATCGTTAATACCGTTGAGCCGTAAACATTGTCCCCAGTAAACGGTGTATTAGAACTTTTTGAAAAATAATTCTGCGTCTGCATTTTTGTCTTCGCTTGCAAGTCAAAAATGGCAATGTCCGCTGGCTCACCAATTGCAATTTTGCCCGTATGTTGCAAACCGAAAACTGTCGCTGGCTTAATCGTCAGCCAAGTTAACAGTTGCGACAAACTACAATAACCCGTTTTTACTAGCTGCGTGTATAGCTCACTAAAAGCTGTTTCACTTCCAGTAATTCCAAAGGCAGATTTGGCAAAGCCGCCCGCCTTATTCTCCCGCGTATGTGGCGCGTGATCAGTGGCAATCATATCGATTGTCCCATCAAGAAGCCCCGCAATTAACGCTTGGCGATCTTCCTCCGTTCTCAGCGGCGGATTCATTTTAAAATTACTGTCATTCTGGTCAATATCATCTTCTGTTAAGAGCAGGTGATGCGGCGCTGCCTCACACGTAACATGCACGCCGCGCTTTTTGGCAATTCTGATTAGATCAACACTAGTTTTAGTTGAAACATGACAAACGTGATAATGCACGCCTGTTTTCGCAGCTAGCAATAAGTCGCGAGCAATCTGCGTGGTTTCGGCAAGTTCAGTAATTGGTCGTAAAGCAAACTCCGTTGCTCTTAGGCCAGCGTTAATTACACCCGAATTAAAAAGTGTATCGTCTTGCGCGTGCTCGGCAATAATTAACTGGTTATTCTTTGCCTGCTGCATTGCGCGCAGCATCGTTTGCGCATTCTGGACGCCCTTGCCATCATTACTTAAAGCAATTGCGCCCGCACTTTTAAATCCAGCGTAATCAGGTAGTGTCTCGCCAACTTCATCAACCGTAATTGGCCCGTATTGTAAAACATGGACGATGCCATTTTGTTGGTTATTCGCCACCATCTTTTGCATTAACGCTGGCGTATTGGGAACCGGCGTTACGTTAGGCATTGCTGCGGTAGTTGTAAAACCGCCACGCGCTGCGGCCAGCGTTCCCGTATGCACGTCTTCTTTTGCAGTTTGCCCAGGGTCACGATAATGCACATGCATGTCGACCAAGCCGGGACTAACCAATTTTCCCGTGGCATCGATCACCTGCTCAGCACTCAAATTCTGACCAACGGCACTAATGCAGCCATTTTCAATTAATAAATCACACGGCGTAATTGCACCGCCAAAGTAAACCTGACCATTTTTAATGACTGTTGCCATTATTCTAGCCCTCCTAGCTGCCGGCCGCGCATTACGGCTTCAATCATTGCCATGCGCATAAAGACACCGTTTTGCATTTGGCGAACAAACATACTCTTAGGTGCCTCAACCAATTTGCCAGCCAATTCCACGTCGTGATTAATCGGACCTGGATGCATGATAATCGCGTCCTTTTTCAATTCTTGATAGCGGCGCTCATTAATACCAAATTGCTCGTGATACTTCACCGCATCAAACTTGCTTTCATTTGGATCGCCCGCATGGCGCTCATGCTGCACCCGCAATAGCATCATCACGTCAACTTGACTAACCAAATCGTCAAGCACCGCAAATTGACCGTACTTGTCGAACTGCTTGTCGTACCAATATTCTGGGCCAGAAAAGTAAACTTGCGCGCCAAGTCTAGTTAGCAATTCCATATCACTTTTGGCGACACGTGAATTAGTAATGTCACCAACAATTGCTACTTTTAAATTTTTAAAATGACCAAAATGCTCGTGAATTGTCATCATATCAAGCAGGCATTGTGATGGGTGCTGACCACTGCCGTCACCAGCATTAATGACACCAATTTGGAGGTGTTGGTCATCCTGTGGGTGAATTAGTTTGTCGTAATATTCATTTTCCGAATGACGGATAACCTCAAGGTTAATCCCCAAAGCAGCCATAATCAACGAGGTATCGTACAGCGTCTCGCCCTTTTTAACCGAGCTATGAGCAGGGTCAAAGGGAATGACAGTCAGACCCAACTTACGTTCAGCCATTTCAAAGCTAGTATGGGTTCTGCTCGAATTTTCAAAAAACATGTTGGTCACATAAACTGGCTGGGTTAATGCTGGCCTAGCACCGCCCCGCTTAAAATACTCGGCGCGGTCAATCAAGGCCTGTACTTCATCTGTTTTTAAATTTTCAACGCTAACAAAATGCGGCAAACTAACAAAATTTTTACTTTTCATGGCCTAAACCCTTTCTTTAAGATAAAAAAACCTGAAGCATTTACTTGCTCCAGGTTAATCAAAAGGGATTTTTGGCTTATTTTTAGATATTCCAAAAGAACTCAAACCCTTCTGACCCTCTCTGGAGTCAATTAAATGGTTGAATTAACTAAATTTATACTATTTTTCTTGTAACGGCTTGAGCGCTACACTATCTTGGCCGTCAACTTCTTCAACGTTAACAGCAACTTGTTCTTTCGATGATGTCGGAATATTCTTCCCAACAAAGTCTGCCCGAATTGGCAACTCACGGTGTCCG
The sequence above is a segment of the Lactobacillus sp. ESL0677 genome. Coding sequences within it:
- a CDS encoding PTS glucose transporter subunit IIABC, which gives rise to MAINKETALLAPANGKVVALSSIDDPVFSKGTMGQGFGLIPTNGKVVAPVSGKVVTVAETKHAIGFKTSDGLEVLVHMGIDTVTLKGQPFTIDIQNGGEVKAGQTIAQMDLEAIKTAKLDPTIITVITNTADAIDGLDITEGDTSSGAKVATAYLKNDIQSVSNKKLSYDELATFIINNVGGPENINNVIHCITRLRFYLKDEAQANDDVLKNQRGILDVMHASDQYQVVIGDGVANLYDALVKQLPELDDSAAPATTQNDGKNPFSRAINNLIGFITGSMSPVIGVIAASGIMKGILALLTLPQLGSLLNVNSVPYITISAMADSAFYFLPIWVGFSAAKRLGSDPIIAAVIGGVITMPQLVTWGKAGKVMFNLAGLNFQFLNYTYSIFPMILAAWLAYKLEKWLKKVLPTYLQMIFVPLITVLIVATITLVITGPIIQGIANGIAVFINWLVSVSGWFGGFIIGGFYQVLVIFGFHWGVVPLVAQQIASTGQSAINAIICSTMISQGAAVLAVAIKSKKADIKELGFAAMISAFCGVTEPAIYGINLRYKKVFISGSIGAAFGGLVTGLMHGTMFGFTGGLIGFSSFFNPKNPGDLSSFYAFLLASAVAIVVAFVITWFWGYDDKMVMGKKVAKAKRPGTI
- the carB gene encoding carbamoyl-phosphate synthase large subunit; its protein translation is MPKRQDIHKIMVIGSGPIIIGQAAEFDYSGTQACLALREEGYEVVLVNSNPATIMTDTAIADKVYLEPLTVDAASRIIRQEYPDAILPTLGGQVGLNMALALAKSGILKELGIELLGTKLESIEQAEDREKFKQLCQQLSEPVPPSKSVKTVAEALAFGDEIGYPIIVRPAFTMGGTGGGICNDRNELARVAKNGLELSPVTECLVERSIAGYKEIEFEVMRDHADNAMIVCCMENFDPVGIHTGDSIVFSPSQTLSDKEYQMLRDCSLRLIRALKIEGGCNVQLALDPNSFNYDVIEVNPRVSRSSALASKATGYPIAKMAAKIAVGLTLDEIKNPVTGTTFAEFEPVLDYVVCKIPRWPFDKFPKANRELSTQMKATGEVMAIGRTAEEAFQKAVRSLEIDQKDFYSEVAHKTSDEDLEQKLVKAQDDRLFYLAEAFRRGYSMKDVHELTKINFYFLDIVRHIVDLEKMIKSHSDNLAVLKTAKKYGFSDQTIANLWQQTAEQVRQLRKKQGLVPVYKMVDTCAAEFASQTPYFYSTYDTENESQPDHKQSVLVIGSGPIRIGQGVEFDYATVHSVKALQKMGYEAIVVNSNPETVSTDFSISDKLYFEPLTLEDVLNVCDLEQPVGVIIQFGGQTSINLAAGLEEHGIKVLGTSVKDLNRAEDRELFDQVVKELHLKQPQGITATTHDGVIQAATKLGYPVLVRPSYVLGGKAMAIVYSQDELEDYLRDHVDIASSHPILVDDYLDGRECDVDAICDGERVLIPGIMEHIEHAGVHSGDSMAVYPAQTFTPEIKQKIATITKQLALKLNCRGIMNLQLIERNNEIYVIEVNPRASRTVPFLSKITGIEMAQVATRVIMGQSLREQGYADGLAPESKLISVKAPVFSFSKLADVDSYLGPEMKSTGEVMGSDLSFPKALYKAFAGAGMRIPDSGNVLLTIEDRDKEAVLPLAQKFVQIGYRIFATSGTAAFLQKHNLHVTLLRKIHDQADNNLLTELRSGKIDLVINTMGHDLAKNSDGFIIRQMAIQQNVPLITSLDTARALLTALANRSFLTTSLK
- a CDS encoding carbamoyl phosphate synthase small subunit, whose amino-acid sequence is MKYLILEDGSVYQGEGFGAAGETKGEVVFTTGMTGYQEAITDQSYADQILVFTNPLIGNYGITLADYESLEPGIKGVICHQVAHHPDNWRMQTTLPDFLKKLNIPGIQGVDTRALVKKLRSRGTMRGQIVNSAAEAVQITQELKQEDLTQGAIGRVSTTRSYPVPGSKRNIVVVDFGIKNSILRELAQRDCNCIVVPYTTTAERILSLHPDGVLLSNGPGNPSEMIDAAKMVREVEQHLPLMGICMGHQIFALANGAETFKMKFGHRGFNHPVREIATGNIGFTSQNHGYAVKVESIAATDLMVTHVEVNDGTIEGLRHKKYPAFSVQFHPDATPGPHDQQGIFDYFMQMIDQGKEANQHA
- a CDS encoding dihydroorotase, with the translated sequence MATVIKNGQVYFGGAITPCDLLIENGCISAVGQNLSAEQVIDATGKLVSPGLVDMHVHYRDPGQTAKEDVHTGTLAAARGGFTTTAAMPNVTPVPNTPALMQKMVANNQQNGIVHVLQYGPITVDEVGETLPDYAGFKSAGAIALSNDGKGVQNAQTMLRAMQQAKNNQLIIAEHAQDDTLFNSGVINAGLRATEFALRPITELAETTQIARDLLLAAKTGVHYHVCHVSTKTSVDLIRIAKKRGVHVTCEAAPHHLLLTEDDIDQNDSNFKMNPPLRTEEDRQALIAGLLDGTIDMIATDHAPHTRENKAGGFAKSAFGITGSETAFSELYTQLVKTGYCSLSQLLTWLTIKPATVFGLQHTGKIAIGEPADIAIFDLQAKTKMQTQNYFSKSSNTPFTGDNVYGSTVLTMVAGQVVYQAKEQ
- a CDS encoding aspartate carbamoyltransferase catalytic subunit; its protein translation is MKSKNFVSLPHFVSVENLKTDEVQALIDRAEYFKRGGARPALTQPVYVTNMFFENSSRTHTSFEMAERKLGLTVIPFDPAHSSVKKGETLYDTSLIMAALGINLEVIRHSENEYYDKLIHPQDDQHLQIGVINAGDGSGQHPSQCLLDMMTIHEHFGHFKNLKVAIVGDITNSRVAKSDMELLTRLGAQVYFSGPEYWYDKQFDKYGQFAVLDDLVSQVDVMMLLRVQHERHAGDPNESKFDAVKYHEQFGINERRYQELKKDAIIMHPGPINHDVELAGKLVEAPKSMFVRQMQNGVFMRMAMIEAVMRGRQLGGLE